From Xenopus tropicalis strain Nigerian chromosome 3, UCB_Xtro_10.0, whole genome shotgun sequence, the proteins below share one genomic window:
- the LOC100496796 gene encoding synaptotagmin-4: protein MATCFLLTSAAFHEPAMGLGVAVDPPWESLTVYLQVLLGAALALFCFCLLLGCAICWQQRSRSQSIQSLDDTDKELAEISVRSAAVPIPTSYQEIDDMDEDFIAQSGDNVEDAPIRSIHSRPSRHGLHRISSKTKRILHRRSTLAVDYSQEGDSVKLVRMSASRTDPSGLSKTKHKSHPFLHFTLHYSVEEETLTVTVTGLSNLPKKFRHKRQSLVRVYLMPGFIEPLPAQNEGPEQGQKFLFCKYSSEQLKELTLRLTVFAQEKQSLKERFIGEVLFPGPEIDWNSQGSCVYTKELSGIKAKLKKSMSTTDVISPTTAQPKSLGQIFILLQYQCSANRIKVMVQKAENLSKRARIHGPADHFVSIRLIKENVVKERKETRTVTGSSPVWNAPFLFDTPVEALEEDTIALEFVVMQGRAYNRARTLGRVRIGAGGSKDGLAHWKEMQNKEPKECARWHTLQPDV, encoded by the exons ATGGCTACCTGCTTCCTTCTCACATCTGCTGCCTTTCATGAACCAGCTATGGGCCTGGGAGTAGCTGTAGATCCACCGTGGGAATCCTTAACAG TTTACTTGCAGGTACTTCTGGGAGCTGCCTTGGCACTTTTTTGTTTCTGCCTTTTGCTTGGATGTGCCATCTGTTGGCAACAAAGAAGCAGAAGCCAGTCTATACAAAGCCTTGATGATACAGACAAGGAGCTGGCAGAAATCTCAGTCAGATCTGCTGCGGTTCCAATACCAACTAGCTACCAAGAAATAGATGACATGGATGAGGACTTCATTGCACAAAGTGGTGACAATGTGGAGGATGCACCAATCAGAAGCATACATTCTAGACCTTCTCGTCACGGTTTACACCGTATTTCATCAAAGACAAAACGCATTCTACATCGGCGTAGCACATTAGCAGTGGACTATTCTCAAGAAGGTGACAGTGTCAAACTTGTGAGGATGTCTGCCTCCCGCACTGACCCAAGTGGGCTCtccaaaacaaaacataaatccCATCCTTTCCTGCACTTCACTTTGCACTATTCCGTAGAAGAAGAGACACTTACAGTGACAGTTACTGGCCTCTCTAACCTGCCCAAGAAGTTCCGTCACAAGAGACAGTCCTTGGTTAGAGTCTATCTGATGCCTGGTTTTATTGAACCACTACCAGCCCAAAATGAGGGTCCAGAGCAAGGACAGAAGTTCTTGTTCTGTAAGTACAGCTCAGAGCAGCTGAAGGAGCTCACTCTACGTCTGACTGTGTTTGCTCAAGAGAAGCAAAGTCTCAAGGAAAGATTCATTGGGGAAGTGCTGTTCCCTGGGCCAGAAATTGACTGGAACAGTCAGGGATCATGTGTATACACTAAGGAGCTGTCTGGTATCAAGGCCAAGCTTAAGAAG AGTATGAGCACAACAGATGTAATCTCCCCTACAACCGCACAACCAAAATCCCTCGGCCAGATATTTATCCTTCTTCAGTATCAATGCTCAGCAAATCGCATAAAAGTGATGGTGCAAAAGGCAGAGAACTTAAGCAAGCGGGCACGCATTCACGGCCCAGCAG ATCACTTTGTTAGTATACGCCTGATCAAGGAAAATGTAGTGAAGGAGAGGAAAGAGACCCGCACCGTGACAGGATCTAGCCCTGTATGGAATGCCCCATTTCTTTTTGACACCCCTGTGGAGGCCCTAGAGGAAGATACAATAGCTCTGGAGTTTGTGGTAATGCAG GGTCGTGCATATAATCGTGCTCGTACCCTTGGGCGTGTGCGAATTGGTGCTGGTGGCTCAAAAGATGGCCTAGCTCATTGGAAGGAGATGCAGAACAAAGAACCTAAGGAATGTGCCCGTTGGCATACCCTCCAACCTGATGTGTAG